Proteins from a single region of Punica granatum isolate Tunisia-2019 chromosome 8, ASM765513v2, whole genome shotgun sequence:
- the LOC116188832 gene encoding uncharacterized protein LOC116188832, which translates to MEHLRKVFVLLKEHSLLAKQSKCNFGEDKLRGFLGPMGYYIRFVKNYGSISQLITDLLRKDSFLWIEAAFEKLKKAMTSTLVLALPNVSREFVVK; encoded by the exons ATGGAGCATCTGAGGAAGGTCTTTGTCCTGCTCAAGGAACATTCCCTACTTGCAAAACAATCTAAGTGCAACTTTGGTGAAGATAAG TTAAGAGGGTTTTTGGGTCCCATGGGCTATTATATAAGGTTTGTGAAGAACTATGGGAGTATTAGTCAACTCATTACTGACCTCCTTAGGAAAGACTCATTTTTGTGGATTGAGGCAGCCTTTGAGAAACTCAAGAAAGCTATGACCTCCACACTTGTGCTGGCATTACCTAACGTCTCAAGGGAATTTGTGGTCAAATAA
- the LOC116188936 gene encoding peroxidase 39-like, translated as MTRMRSRVLVLVLVAVLVGVCKGGELRKNFYRKTCPDAEFIVKNVTWKHVSNNANIAAKLLRMHFHDCFVRGCDGSILINSTASNTAEKDAGPNLSLAGYDVIEDIKATLESTCPGIVSCADILTLAARDSVSFQFKKSMWEVLTGRRDGTVSRASETRGNLPPPSSNFTALKSSFKNKKLTVHDLVVLSGGHTIGLSHCNSFSTRLYNFTGKGDQDPTIDAEYAKTLKNICSPTDTTTTLDMDPGSGTDFDSDFYTGLLKNKGLFTSDAALLTNKGARNIVNELTSQAKFFTEFGQSMKRMGAIEVLTGSAGEIRKVCGKIN; from the exons ATGACGAGAATGCGTTCGAGAGTTCTTGTGCTGGTGTTGGTGGCAGTTCTCGTTGGGGTTTGTAAGGGAGGCGAGTTGAGGAAGAACTTCTATCGAAAGACCTGTCCCGATGCCGAGTTCATAGTAAAGAATGTCACTTGGAAACACGTCTCCAACAATGCAAACATCGCTGCAAAGCTCCTCCGCATGCACTTCCATGACTGCTTCGTCAGG GGGTGCGACGGCTCAATCCTGATAAACTCAACCGCTAGCAATACTGCCGAGAAAGACGCTGGTCCGAACCTGAGCCTGGCAGGATATGACGTCATCGAGGACATAAAAGCAACCCTTGAAAGTACTTGTCCCGGGATTGTATCTTGTGCAGATATCCTGACTCTGGCTGCTCGAGATTCAGTCTCCTTCCAA TTTAAGAAATCAATGTGGGAAGTTCTGACTGGCCGAAGAGATGGGACGGTGTCTAGAGCTTCTGAAACACGCGGCAACCTTCCTCCACCATCCTCCAACTTCACCGCTCTCAAGAGCAGCTTCAAGAACAAAAAACTCACTGTTCACGATCTCGTGGTCTTATCAG GAGGGCACACGATTGGACTTTCTCATTGCAACTCGTTCAGCACCCGCCTCTACAACTTCACTGGGAAGGGCGACCAGGACCCAACTATCGATGCTGAGTACGCCAAAACCTTAAAAAATATCTGCAGTCCCACTGACACCACCACAACCCTCGACATGGACCCGGGCAGTGGCACCGACTTTGACAGCGACTTCTACACTGGGCTCCTGAAAAACAAGGGCTTGTTCACCTCGGATGCCGCCCTCCTTACCAACAAGGGCGCCCGTAATATCGTGAATGAGTTGACCAGCCAGGCCAAGTTCTTCACTGAGTTTGGGCAGTCGATGAAGCGGATGGGGGCGATCGAGGTTCTCACGGGGAGCGCCGGGGAGATTAGGAAGGTCTGTGGCAAgatcaattaa